A genomic window from Microvirga sp. TS319 includes:
- the mmsB gene encoding multiple monosaccharide ABC transporter permease, whose translation MDTRTADELHVSQPTSWLDFVKSHFRDYGMLLSLLAIMLFFQVVTDGTLLRPLNLTNLVLQNSYIVIMALGMLLVIVAGHIDLSVGSIVGFVGGLAAIMMVRWGIDPVTTTIACLAVGGLIGAAQGYWVAYFKVPSFIVTLAGMLVFKGLTLALLGGMSVGPFPVVFQRLSSGFIPDVFGGEGFNYTALFLGVASVAALVYFSARSRANQLKHNVGTAPFGLFVFKNALLAVLVVAFCYLLATYRGLPNVLVIMAVLIALYAFVTNRTTIGRRIYALGGNEKAAKLSGIKTERLTFLTFVNMGVLAGLAGLIFAARLNTATPKAGLGFELDVIAAVFIGGASATGGVGKVTGAVIGAFVMGVMNNGMSILGIGIDYQQVIKGLVLLAAVSLDVYNRKK comes from the coding sequence ATGGATACGAGAACCGCCGACGAGCTTCACGTGTCCCAGCCGACGTCTTGGCTGGACTTCGTCAAATCCCACTTCCGAGACTACGGAATGCTGCTGTCGCTCCTGGCGATCATGCTGTTCTTCCAGGTCGTGACCGATGGCACCCTGTTGCGCCCGCTCAATCTCACGAACCTGGTTCTGCAGAACAGCTACATCGTCATCATGGCGCTCGGCATGCTGCTCGTCATCGTGGCAGGCCATATCGACCTCTCGGTCGGCTCCATCGTCGGATTCGTCGGCGGCCTGGCCGCGATCATGATGGTCCGGTGGGGCATCGATCCCGTCACGACGACGATCGCATGCCTTGCCGTCGGCGGCCTGATCGGCGCGGCCCAGGGCTACTGGGTGGCCTATTTCAAGGTACCGTCCTTCATCGTGACCCTTGCGGGCATGCTCGTTTTCAAAGGGCTGACGCTGGCCCTTCTCGGCGGCATGTCGGTCGGACCGTTTCCGGTCGTGTTCCAGCGTCTCAGTTCCGGCTTCATTCCCGACGTCTTCGGCGGGGAGGGGTTCAACTACACCGCCCTGTTCCTCGGCGTGGCAAGCGTCGCGGCCTTGGTTTACTTCAGCGCCCGCAGCCGTGCGAACCAGCTCAAACACAATGTGGGGACTGCGCCCTTCGGCCTTTTCGTCTTCAAGAACGCTCTCCTGGCGGTCCTCGTCGTCGCGTTTTGCTATCTGCTGGCGACCTACCGGGGCCTGCCCAACGTTCTCGTCATCATGGCGGTGCTGATCGCGCTCTATGCCTTCGTGACCAACCGCACGACGATCGGCCGGCGCATCTACGCTCTGGGCGGCAACGAGAAGGCGGCTAAACTCTCGGGCATCAAGACCGAGCGGCTGACGTTTCTCACTTTCGTGAACATGGGGGTGCTCGCGGGGCTCGCGGGCCTCATCTTCGCCGCGCGTCTCAACACGGCGACCCCGAAGGCCGGTCTCGGCTTCGAGCTCGATGTCATCGCGGCCGTTTTCATCGGCGGCGCATCGGCGACGGGCGGCGTCGGAAAGGTCACCGGGGCCGTCATCGGCGCCTTCGTCATGGGCGTCATGAACAACGGCATGTCGATTCTCGGAATCGGGATCGACTATCAGCAGGTCATCAAGGGCCTGGTGCTGCTCGCAGCCGTGTCCCTCGACGTCTACAATCGGAAGAAGTAA